DNA sequence from the Methanofollis formosanus genome:
TTTGTTATGAATACCGGTCACTGCTCGACGGAATTCGGTCAGATATTCTGAAATAGATTTTCATTCCGGGGCACTACCCAATTATGTGTTCCCCGAAGATCGGTCGTGAAGATGCTCCAGGATGGCATCCCGGAATGCCGTGAGGGCACCGAGATCCTGGTGCAAAATTGCATAGACCTGTTCGAGGTCCAGATCCCGGTAGATGTGGACCAGGACGTTCCGGAATCCTGCCAGGGCCGAGAGATCACGGGTAAGCGGTTCCGAGAGAATCCCGTTCTCGCCGAGGATCTCAAAAGTCTCGCGGTAACGTGCAGGTTTCCTGAGCCGCTCTTCTGCGATCAGATCGGTTGCACTATCGATCGCCGACTGGATCCCGACCAACATTGCATGAAAGACCATATTCCGGGTATCCCGATCAGAGAAGAACTGCTCCCTGGAGATGGATTGATATCGTTCCCGGCCCCCCATCGCATCCTGCAGTTCCCGCATGTGGTGAAGAATTCTCATGTGACCTCTGGTGTAAGAAGCGAGCGGTCCATCCTCTCGCAGAGGGGCTTGAGATCGAGGTACTTCGCCAGCACATCAGCCTCAAATGCAACTCGCAGGCCCTCATCCCTGGCAAAGACAACCCTTCCTGTCTTCACCACTTCGTACTGGAACTCCACGGGTGCGGTATTGAGAATCCGAAGATCCACCTCGTACCTCGGCCTGATGCATCGCTCCAGATCGGCTGCAATCTTCATGGCATACCTGAAGAGTTCATATGGACTCCTTTCCCCGGAAACAATCAGCCCTATGTCGATGTCATGAAAGTCGCTTCGCACCAGGAACGAGCCATAGAGATAACCCAGCAGCAGATCCTCGACACCGGAGAGGCACCGGCTGATCTCTATGATCATCTGTTCTCTTTCAAGATCGTTCATATCCCGCCGGGGAGACATAGTGACTTCAACCTGATACTTAGGGTTGGGTGAAAACAGCATAAAACTAGCGTTGCACTGAAAGCCTGGTGACACCGTACATCTATCCTTCTGCAGGATTCCGTCCAGAAGAGAAGAGATCAGGTGCCCTGGCGTTTGGTCGGCCGAAATCCCGGCGGTTGGGGGTAGCGATATTTGGATCGAGTGTGAAGAGGGGAACACTCCTCCTCACGCGAGGGATTGCATGCCGTCTGTCTTGAACCATGGTGAGGGATGATCTCCTCTTCCCTCTTCTACGACCTCATGCCAGACAGAGTACACGCTGATGAAAATCGATGGAGCAGCAGGTCTTTGCGAGGTGGATGAGCGGGGAGGAATTACTGACCGCCTGTAGCATAGGCAATGTCCTGATCGAGATCCTCATCGGCATAGTGCCTGGGGATCTTCCGTGCTTCAAGCAATTTCTCCCATTCCCATCTGTTCACCCATGCGAGAGCACATGCCTTCCCTGACGAGAGGATGCCACGCTGGTAGAGCGCCAGGGCGAGTTCCTGTTGCAGCGCGGCCTGGATCGTATCGGGAGGAAGACGAAGTGCCTGGACGATACCGTGGGGCACCATGATCGTGACGTCTGACATCGTTTCTTCACCTGATGAATGGGGATAGGGTGAAGATCGTATAAGAGTAGTGCTGGAATCGGCGAGGTTAACCTCGCTCCCCACCGCATCCCGACGCCCGCAGGAAGGCCTCGATCTCCTGCCTGAACTGAGCGAAATCTCCGATATGCTCCTGCAGGATCGAAAAAGTAAGGGCATCGTCGAATTGCCCCGGAGCGGTGGACGACAATGTTTCTGAACCCTTTCATCGCCTTGAGATTCTTGAACATCGCTCTGCTGAGGACTCCGTGCCGGATCAGGTGGTCAACGATATCCTCGTCCTTGCCGGGCACGCCGAGACGGAGGTCGGTGTTGAGCATCGCACAGATATCGAAGACATTCTCAATCTTTTCCAGAGCCGTTCCATCTCCTCGCTCTCGATGAGCCTGAGCGTCATCGCCTCGTGGTCCCGGGCAGGGGGAAACAGGTCTTCTGATGCATGAGAAAAAGGAGCATGACCAATATCATGGACAAGAGCTGCCATTCTCACGGTGCGTCGGTAATACTCTTTCTCATAATCGCCATCGATTTCCAGAACATCAGGAGAGCTGGTATTAACCACAATATCATAGATCCGTGTTGCCAGTTCCATGACGCCAGGGGAGTGCTCAAAGCGTCTGTGGGTTGCACCAGGACAGACCAGATATGTCAATGCAAACTGGTGGATATGACGAAGGCGCTGCACCGATACTGAGTTCAGAACCTGTCTCTCCTCCGAATCCAGATGAATAAACGCATACATCGGGTCCCTGATCTCGTGGTTATTTTTCCTTGCCATTTCCTCTGCCCTCTTCTCAAACACACCACAGAATTCTACCCATTACGCGGCAGATTACAGTCTTCAGACATACCTGGAGAACAGGAGTAGATCTATCGTCCGATATGAGTCCACCGTACCCGGAGAGGACGGCGCACCATCGAAAGGTGATTATGATGGGTACGTCCCCCTTGATGGCAGTCGAACTGTCGCCTCTCAGAGTGAGGGGACTCCATCATCAGGACATGTTCGCCAGCGGTATGAAGACCCCCATGATACCCTGCCGGATAATCTGGTCTTTTTCTCTTCCACTTTCACGATCCTTCCTGGAGCCGCACTGCTTCTTCCCTGAGGCGTGAGATCTCTCCCTGATGGAGCCGTTCCATGAAATCAAGAAGGTCTGCGCAGAACGCCTCAGCCTCTTCTATGGAGTCCTTGACCTCCTCCGCCGTGATTGCAAAGTCCACATAATACTGTTTATCGATGCGATCCCTTTTGGCGGCGGCAATGCGGGAACTGTCAATGCCATACAGTCTCTCCAGAAGGATCATCGCACCGGTGTGGTTCTCGCATTTTATGCCAGTCTTGAAAAGGAGGGCCAGCACCATGTAGTACATGCTGTAATATGCCATCGATACGGTTTCTTCAAGCCGCCCGTTCTCCAGCAGGATCTTTGCGGAGATGAGATAACTCTCAGATTTCTTCCGGTATGCCTCCTGGACCTGAACACTGGGATCGACGACCCTGATCTTTCCTTCTCTGAAGAGTTTATTCAAAAAATTTTGTGTTTTCATAATACCGTTCGACTCCTTTCACGATGACATGATTCTTTACGATCTCCTGGATCAGTAAATTTTCCGGTTCCCAGGGCCCGATCTTTATACTGAGCCGCGAGTGACACCTTTCCAGCTCCCGCTTCACCTCTCGATCGTCCGT
Encoded proteins:
- the hepT gene encoding type VII toxin-antitoxin system HepT family RNase toxin, yielding MRELQDAMGGRERYQSISREQFFSDRDTRNMVFHAMLVGIQSAIDSATDLIAEERLRKPARYRETFEILGENGILSEPLTRDLSALAGFRNVLVHIYRDLDLEQVYAILHQDLGALTAFRDAILEHLHDRSSGNT
- a CDS encoding nucleotidyltransferase domain-containing protein → MNDLEREQMIIEISRCLSGVEDLLLGYLYGSFLVRSDFHDIDIGLIVSGERSPYELFRYAMKIAADLERCIRPRYEVDLRILNTAPVEFQYEVVKTGRVVFARDEGLRVAFEADVLAKYLDLKPLCERMDRSLLTPEVT
- a CDS encoding UPF0175 family protein; this encodes MSDVTIMVPHGIVQALRLPPDTIQAALQQELALALYQRGILSSGKACALAWVNRWEWEKLLEARKIPRHYADEDLDQDIAYATGGQ
- a CDS encoding HEPN domain-containing protein; the protein is MKTQNFLNKLFREGKIRVVDPSVQVQEAYRKKSESYLISAKILLENGRLEETVSMAYYSMYYMVLALLFKTGIKCENHTGAMILLERLYGIDSSRIAAAKRDRIDKQYYVDFAITAEEVKDSIEEAEAFCADLLDFMERLHQGEISRLREEAVRLQEGS